Genomic segment of bacterium:
GGACGCCGCGGGCGTCGACCGCGCCACCCTGATCGCCTGGTCGGGCGGCACGAATCATGCCGTCATGCTCGCGGCGGAGTATCCCCAGCGTGTGACAGGGCTCGTCCTGATGGGCGGCGCGCCCAGTCAGGCGGCGGGTGCAGACCGGGAACAGCGGCGCCAGAACGTCTTGAAGCTCTTTCATGCGCAGCACGAGCGTTACACGGGGTGGGCCAAGTTGAACGCCAACTACTTCCGGCTGGACTTTCCGGGGTGGCTGGAGTTCTTCTTCGCCCAGATGCTCCCCGAGCCGCACTCGACGAAGGCCATCGCCGACGCGTTCGCGTGGGGGCTCGACGGGGATCCCGAGGTCCTGATCCGAACCCGAGACGAATGGTGGAGCCGGACATCGTTCCCCGAGCTCCTGAGTCGCATCCAGGCCCCTACCCTACTCATCCATGGAACCGATGACCGGATCGCGGGGTACGCCGCCAACGCCCCGTTCCTGCATCGGGCGATCTCCGGATCGACGCTCGTCACCCTTGAAGGCTCCGGCCACGCCAGCCACCTGCGCGACTGCGTCCGGGTCAACCGATTGATCCGCGATTTTGCCACCCCGCCGCCTCGGTCTCGGACGTGGAGGCACGCGCTCGTGGCGAAGCGGAAGATCCTCTGGGTATGTTCGCCGATCGGACTGGGCCACGTCCGGCGGGACCTTGCGATCGCCCGCGAGCTGCGGCAACGGCGGCCGGGGTTGGAGATCCACTGGCTGGCGGCCGAGCCGGTCAAATCCGCAGTGGCGCAGGCGGGGGAGATTGTTCATCCGGCCAGCGAGCGATTGTTGAATGAGTCAGCGCACGTGGAGGGGCGCGCCGGCGAGCACGACGTGAACCTCTTCCACACGGTGTGGGACATGGATGAGATCTTGACGGCGAACTTTATGACGTTCGCCGACGTGGTCGAGCACGAGCGCTACGACGCCTGGGTCGGGGACGAGGCGTGGGAGGTGGACCACTACCTCCACGAGAACCCGGAGCTGAAGACCGCTCCGTTTGTGTTCCTCACTGACTTTATCGGGATGCTGCCAATCACCGGATGGGAGTCGTACGAGGGGCACCTGTGCTGGCACGCGAACGCCGAGCACGTTGAGCACGTCGCGCGGTACCCGCGTGTCCGGGACGTGGCCATTTTCGTCGGCGACCCAGAGGATGTGCTCGACGAACCATTTGGGCGCGACCTGCCCAACATGCGCGAATGGGCGCGCGCCCACTTTGAGTTCAGCGGCTACACTCTGCCGTTCGACCCTGAGGACTACGGCGACGTCGGCGCGGTGAGGCAACGCCTCGGGTACACCGGCGAGGAGGTCCTGGTCATCGCGGCGGCCGGGGGCACCTCGGTAGGCCGCCACCTCCTCGACAAGATCGTGGAGGCCTACCCGGCGATGGCACGGGCGATCCCCCACCTGCACCTCGTCGTGGTCGCCGGGCCCCGGGCGCCGCTCGAAGAGCGGCGGCAGGACGGGCTCGAGGTTCGGGGCTACCTCCCCGAGCTGCATGAGCACCTCGCCTGCTGCGACGGGGCGCTGATCCAGGGCGGATTGTCCACCGGGATGGAGCTGATCGCGCTCAGACGCCCGTTCATTGCCTTCCCGCTCCACAACCACTTCGAGCAGCGGCTTCACGTGGCCAGACGCTTCCGGCGTTTCGGCCACACGGCGCAGATGGATTATCATGAAATCACCCCCGAGGGCCTGGCCGATGCGGTGCGCCGTCAGCTGGCCGTGCCCGCCGGCTACACGCCGGTGGCCCGCGGGGGCGTCCAACGAGCCACAGAGATGGTCGCGCGCGTTTTAGGATAGACACGTCCAACACAAGAAAAAGGAGGCGAGCGATATGGATCTCAAACAGATGAACCTCAAGAAGGGGAAATGGGTGGTCGCGAACTGCGGCAAGTTCCCGAGTGAGAAGAACTGCCAGCTGGTGATCATGGCGCCGGAGTCCCAGCGCCAGGACTTGATCGAAGCGGCGGCAACTCACGCGGCGAAGACCCATGGGCACGAGAACACCCCGCAGCTGCGGCAGGAGCTCAGCAAGATGCTGGACGTCGTGGAGGTCTGATCGCGCACGGAGACACAACGGCAGCGCAAGGCGTAAGACGGCGCAAGACCGGGCAGGAGGCCTGGTCTTGCGGCTTTTCTTGGGCCGCCGCCCCGTGCCCGGCGCTCGGGTGGATACAACGGATTAGATCATTCGAAGGGTCCGCCTGATCGTCGGTTTTCTCGCTCTAACGAGCCGCAACATTATCCATTCGAGAGCAGTGAACCCCCGCGCCACCCTCGTAGACTCTACTCCGAAAGACGATACATCGATGCGTCCGATTACGGGTGCCGGCCTTCGCGCTATCTATGCGGAGCCGGGTGCAGCCCGATCGGGACCGGTCAA
This window contains:
- a CDS encoding alpha/beta fold hydrolase, whose amino-acid sequence is DAAGVDRATLIAWSGGTNHAVMLAAEYPQRVTGLVLMGGAPSQAAGADREQRRQNVLKLFHAQHERYTGWAKLNANYFRLDFPGWLEFFFAQMLPEPHSTKAIADAFAWGLDGDPEVLIRTRDEWWSRTSFPELLSRIQAPTLLIHGTDDRIAGYAANAPFLHRAISGSTLVTLEGSGHASHLRDCVRVNRLIRDFATPPPRSRTWRHALVAKRKILWVCSPIGLGHVRRDLAIARELRQRRPGLEIHWLAAEPVKSAVAQAGEIVHPASERLLNESAHVEGRAGEHDVNLFHTVWDMDEILTANFMTFADVVEHERYDAWVGDEAWEVDHYLHENPELKTAPFVFLTDFIGMLPITGWESYEGHLCWHANAEHVEHVARYPRVRDVAIFVGDPEDVLDEPFGRDLPNMREWARAHFEFSGYTLPFDPEDYGDVGAVRQRLGYTGEEVLVIAAAGGTSVGRHLLDKIVEAYPAMARAIPHLHLVVVAGPRAPLEERRQDGLEVRGYLPELHEHLACCDGALIQGGLSTGMELIALRRPFIAFPLHNHFEQRLHVARRFRRFGHTAQMDYHEITPEGLADAVRRQLAVPAGYTPVARGGVQRATEMVARVLG
- a CDS encoding DUF1059 domain-containing protein, yielding MDLKQMNLKKGKWVVANCGKFPSEKNCQLVIMAPESQRQDLIEAAATHAAKTHGHENTPQLRQELSKMLDVVEV